In the Euphorbia lathyris chromosome 5, ddEupLath1.1, whole genome shotgun sequence genome, one interval contains:
- the LOC136229263 gene encoding protein MRG1 produces the protein MGSSSKDNSGSDGEASSGDAPPSNSCVFVEGERVLAYHGPRIYEAKVQKAEHRKNEWRYFVHYLGWNKNWDEWIGTDRLLKHTEENVSKQQTLEKKQGIDRNSKLGRSGQTKPKTSADAKVDKEDTKNNVAKGKKRKTDSGIEKDNLSADKLVKIQIPSTLKRQLVDDWEFVTQQDKLVKLPRSPTVDDILAKYLEYRSKKDGMMTDSVGEILKGIRSYFDKALPVLLLYKKERQQYDDAVKNDTSPATIYGGEHLLRLFVKLPELLAYVNIEEDTLTRLQQKLLDFLKFLQKNQSTFFLSAYDGSKVSEGKGKGKDD, from the exons ATGGGGAGTTCATCCAAGGACAATTCCGGCAGCGATGGAGAGGCATCAAGCGGCGACGCCCCTCCTTCCAATTCATGCGTCTTCGTCGAAGGCGAGCGCGTCTTGGCATATCACGGTCCTCGAATCTACGAGGCCAAG GTTCAAAAAGCTGAGCACCGGAAAAATGAATGGAGATATTTTGTTCATTACCTC GGTTGGAATAAAAA TTGGGATGAATGGATAGGCACGGACCGGCTTTTGAAACATACTGAAGAGAATGTCAGTAAACAGCAGACCCTTGAGAAAAAACAGGGCATAGACAGGAATTCAAAGCTTGGACGTTCTGGGCAGACCAAGCCAAAAACCTCCGCCG ATGCAAAAGTGGATAAGGAAGATACTAAAAACAATG TGGCAAAAGGGAAGAAGCGCAAGACCGACTCAGGAATTGAg AAGGATAATTTGTCTGCGGACAAGCTTGTGAAGATTCAAATACCATCAACACTTAAAAGGCAGCTTGTGGATGATTGGGAATTTGTCACTCAGCAGGATAAG CTTGTCAAACTTCCACGGTCACCTACTGTGGATGATATTTTGGCCAAGTACCTGGAATACAGGTCAAAAAAGGATGGGAT GATGACAGATTCAGTAGGAGAAATTTTGAAAGGGATACGCAGCTACTTTGACAAAGCATTACCAGTGCTGCTCTTATACAAGAAAGAGCGCCAGCAGTATGATGATGCTGTAAAAAATGACACGTCTCCGGCAACCATATATGGCGGGGAACATCTATTGCGCCTCTTTG TCAAGTTACCTGAGCTATTGGCGTATGTGAATATTGAAGAGGATACATTGACACGCTTGCAGCAGAAATTACTCGACTTTCTCAA ATTTCTGCAGAAGAATCAGAGTACTTTCTTCCTTTCAGCTTATGATGGTTCTAAAGTCTCTGAGGGTAAAGGCAAAGGGAAGGATGACTGA